A stretch of Miscanthus floridulus cultivar M001 chromosome 13, ASM1932011v1, whole genome shotgun sequence DNA encodes these proteins:
- the LOC136500621 gene encoding uncharacterized protein, whose protein sequence is MPSPIAACFRGAAAPSSGAGAAGPSLATSVYETHLGLVALSWSRTSLGLSLRAVLRLSPPPTPGNSSSASGAGYLDDDADEEETLAFRVRPWLLWRRRGSRRFRAGDRLVDLAWDLSRARFPGSGSPEPSSGFFVAIVVDGEMVLAAGDLPDAAYRRTRARRPSGPCPVLLSRREHVSLRDAGAGRGRSHTTWVTVQGKEREISMDLVARGRGRDRAAAAGREKEKDRADVGMSVSVDGERVLHVRRLRWKFRGSERVDLGGGDGVQVSWDLHNWLFPPREPPPADASTHAHAHAVVVFRFDLASGGGEEREADLGKDPSPDKAATARRSTGVWGGGYLARWGQRDWSETGSNGERRKGRGRRLAKESSSSSASVASSTASWASGSTVMDWASPEEAEMQRSNGFSLLIYAWKI, encoded by the coding sequence ATGCCCAGCCCGATCGCCGCCTGCTTCCGCGGCGCCGCGGCGCCGTcctcgggcgcgggcgcggcggggcCCAGCCTGGCGACCTCCGTCTACGAGACCCACCTCGGCCTCGTCGCGCTCTCCTGGTCCCGCACCTCGCTCGGCCTCTCCCTCCGCGCCGTGCTCCGCCTGTCGCCCCCGCCCACGCccggcaactcctcctcggcgtccGGAGCGGGCTACCTCGACGACGACGCGGACGAGGAGGAGACCCTCGCCTTCCGCGTCCGCCCGTGGCTCCTCTGGCGCCGGCGCGGGTCCAGGCGGTTCCGCGCCGGCGACCGCCTCGTCGACCTGGCGTGGGACCTCTCGCGCGCGCGCTTCCCGGGCTCCGGGTCCCCCGAGCCCTCCTCGGGCTTCTTCGTCGCCATCGTCGTCGACGGCGAGATGGTCCTCGCGGCCGGGGACCTGCCCGATGCGGCCTACCGGAGGACCCGGGCCCGGCGCCCATCCGGCCCGTGCCCGGTCCTCCTCTCCCGGCGGGAGCACGTCTCGCTGCGCGACGCGGGCGCCGGCCGAGGCCGCAGCCACACCACCTGGGTGACCGTCCAGGGCAAGGAGCGGGAGATCTCCATGGATCTCGTGGCCCGCGGCCGTGGCAGGGacagggccgccgccgccggcagggagaaggagaaggaccGGGCTGACGTCGGCATGTCGGTCTCCGTCGACGGCGAGCGAGTGCTCCACGTCCGGCGCCTGCGCTGGAAGTTCCGCGGCAGCGAGCGGGTCGACCTCGGGGGCGGCGACGGCGTCCAGGTCTCCTGGGACCTCCACAACTGGCTCTTCCCCCCGCGCGAGCCGCCCCCCGCGGACGCCTCGacgcacgcccacgcccacgctgtGGTCGTCTTCCGGTTCGATctcgccagcggcggcggcgaggagcgcGAGGCGGATTTGGGGAAGGATCCCTCCCCCGACAAGGCCGCGACCGCGAGGAGGAGCACGGGCGTCTGGGGAGGAGGCTACCTCGCGCGGTGGGGGCAACGGGACTGGAGCGAGACGGGCAGCAACGGCGAGAGGAGGAAGGGCAGGGGGCGGAGGCTGGCCAAGGAGAgctcgtcgtcgtcggcgtccgtgGCATCCTCGACGGCGTCGTGGGCCAGTGGCTCCACGGTGATGGACTGGGCCAGCCCCGAGGAGGCCGAGATGCAGCGCAGCAACGGCTTCTCGCTGCTGATCTACGCCTGGAAGATCTAA